Proteins encoded by one window of Nicotiana tabacum cultivar K326 chromosome 10, ASM71507v2, whole genome shotgun sequence:
- the LOC107787964 gene encoding beta-glucuronosyltransferase GlcAT14C, producing the protein MKRSHIRFIHHKKWSTPIIVVTILALILLFTLIFSNPSSSNRPKSSTPQSKSNLFNAKAEILPELPRLAYLISGTKNDVVRIKRLLQAVYHPRNYYLLNLDLEASDSERLELAKYVKSEVVIREFGNVKVVGKSDLVTYKGPTMLASTLHAIAILLKLPKNWDWFINLSASDYPLLTQDDILHIFSYLPRDLNFLEHSSNIGYKEFSRARPIIIDPGLYHLKKSGVFWAKEKRSMPASFKVFMGSEWVMLSRSFLEFCIWGWDNLPRTLLMYYTNFLFSLEGYFHTIVCNHKDYQNTTVNHDLHYIKWDNPPKQYPINLTLEHFEDMLQSGVPFARTFATDDPVLDKIDKDILRRSHGRFSPGAWCMGSSALGKDPCITNGSPDIVKPSAGSRSLEKLVLKLLDTENFRSRQCK; encoded by the exons ATGAAAAGAAGTCACATTAGATTCATCCACCATAAGAAATGGTCAACACCCATTATTGTAGTCACAATCTTGGCTCTAATACTTCTTTTTACACTAATTTTTTCCAACCCCAGTTCCTCAAATAGGCCTAAATCTTCAACCCCACAGTCAAAATCAAATCTTTTTAATGCAAAAGCTGAAATCTTGCCTGAGCTGCCTCGATTAGCTTACTTAATTTCTGGTACAAAAAACGACGTCGTTAGGATAAAACGGCTGCTTCAGGCAGTGTATCATCCTAGGAATTATTAtttgttgaatcttgatttgGAGGCTTCAGACAGTGAGAGATTAGAGTTGGCTAAGTATGTTAAGTCAGAGGTTGTAATTAGGGAGTTTGGGAATGTTAAGGTTGTTGGTAAATCAGATCTTGTTACTTATAAAGGGCCTACTATGTTGGCTTCTACATTACATGCTATTGCTATTCTCTTGAAGCTGCCTAAGAATTGGGATTGGTTTATTAATCTTAGTGCATCTGATTATCCCCTTTTGACCCAAGATG ATATACTGCACATTTTCTCATACTTGCCTAGGGATCTGAATTTTCTTGAGCACTCAAGTAATATTGGTTATAAAGA GTTTTCAAGGGCAAGGCCTATTATCATAGATCCTGGTCTATATCATCTGAAGAAATCTGGTGTATTCTGGGCTAAGGAGAAAAGATCAATGCCTGCTTCTTTCAAGGTGTTCATGG GATCTGAATGGGTGATGCTTTCAAGGTCATTCCTTGAGTTTTGTATTTGGGGATGGGACAATCTCCCCCGCACTCTTCTGATGTACTACACAAATTTCCTGTTTTCTCTTGAGGGCTACTTCCACACCATTGTCTGCAATCACAAAGACTACCAGAACACGACAGTGAACCACGACTTGCATTACATCAAATGGGACAATCCCCCAAAGCAGTATCCTATAAATTTAACGCTCGAGCACTTTGAGGACATGCTCCAGAGTGGTGTCCCATTTGCTCGTACTTTTGCTACAGATGATCCGGTTCTTGATAAAATTGACAAGGACATCTTGAGAAGATCTCATGGCCGGTTTTCACCCGGGGCTTGGTGTATGGGAAGTTCTGCTTTAGGTAAAGATCCTTGTATAACTAATGGAAGTCCAGATATTGTCAAACCATCAGCAGGCTCAAGAAGCCTAGAGAAACTTGTACTAAAGCTCCTTGATACTGAAAATTTCAGGTCAAGACAATGTAAATAA